One Burkholderia pyrrocinia DNA segment encodes these proteins:
- a CDS encoding RES family NAD+ phosphorylase, protein MKLYRLAKERKGHYLADDLSGNGAAIAGGRWNPRGMRVLYTCCHASTSLLEALVHMSGLLPAGGFFLVTLEVPDTVHDNAYQPDLPDDWAVLSQDPESTARIGQVWLEAGEQLAMRVPSVVCPTDFNLLLNPLHADFASSVKVISKEAFVLDPRLFG, encoded by the coding sequence GTGAAGTTGTATCGTCTCGCGAAAGAACGAAAGGGGCACTACCTCGCCGACGACCTGAGCGGGAACGGCGCGGCGATCGCAGGTGGCCGCTGGAATCCTCGCGGCATGCGTGTGCTTTACACCTGCTGCCATGCGTCGACGTCGTTGCTCGAGGCGCTCGTCCATATGTCCGGCTTGCTTCCCGCTGGCGGATTTTTTTTAGTGACGCTGGAAGTGCCCGACACTGTCCATGACAACGCGTACCAGCCGGACCTGCCGGACGATTGGGCGGTACTGTCGCAGGATCCGGAGTCGACCGCCCGGATCGGGCAGGTCTGGCTCGAAGCGGGCGAGCAGTTGGCGATGCGCGTACCGTCGGTCGTCTGCCCGACCGACTTCAACTTGCTGCTGAACCCTCTGCATGCGGATTTTGCTTCGAGTGTGAAAGTGATTAGCAAAGAAGCGTTCGTGCTGGATCCCCGCCTCTTCGGCTAA
- the parS gene encoding type II RES/Xre toxin-antitoxin system antitoxin — protein MTATTPAARQPAKRAAASRAATPAGGSNGLGAGKGDFDTFRRMAPMLQRRAIADGFDAGIIERVARELLSVPVQSLLSALSLPSSTILRKIAKHDRLSQGESDRVARVLYVLDLATDLFEDSERAAAWMSRANAELDGLKPLEVLDVQPGYDRVRDILNRAQFGVGA, from the coding sequence ATGACTGCAACCACACCTGCGGCCCGTCAACCTGCCAAGCGGGCTGCCGCGTCCCGTGCCGCGACGCCGGCAGGCGGCTCGAACGGTTTGGGCGCCGGCAAGGGCGATTTCGACACCTTTCGCCGCATGGCGCCGATGTTGCAGCGACGCGCGATCGCGGACGGTTTCGACGCGGGCATCATCGAGCGCGTCGCGCGCGAGTTGCTTAGCGTGCCGGTTCAGTCCCTCTTGAGCGCGCTGAGCCTTCCCAGCTCGACCATTCTGCGGAAAATCGCCAAACACGACCGGTTGTCGCAAGGCGAGTCCGATCGCGTTGCGCGCGTGCTCTATGTGCTGGATCTCGCCACCGATCTGTTCGAGGACAGCGAGCGCGCAGCGGCGTGGATGAGCCGGGCGAACGCGGAGCTCGACGGTTTGAAGCCGCTCGAAGTGCTCGATGTACAGCCTGGCTACGACCGGGTGCGCGACATTCTGAACCGTGCCCAGTTCGGGGTCGGGGCGTGA
- a CDS encoding Lrp/AsnC family transcriptional regulator: MKLSGRPATPADAAPALDRIDRAILRQLQQDASISNVSLAAKVKLSAPACLRRVERLKETGMIRGIVALLDPKPLGAGMLVVIGFVLDRSTPEAFAAFEKAAQKVSGCVECHVVTGEFDYFMLVRTRDNESFNRLHAEQLLYLPGVRQVRSFMVLKEILSTHALPV; encoded by the coding sequence ATGAAATTAAGTGGAAGACCGGCGACGCCGGCCGATGCCGCACCCGCGCTCGATCGCATCGATCGCGCGATCCTCAGGCAGCTTCAGCAGGACGCGTCGATCTCGAACGTGAGCCTCGCCGCGAAGGTGAAGCTGAGCGCGCCGGCGTGCCTGCGGCGCGTCGAGCGGCTCAAGGAGACGGGAATGATTCGCGGGATCGTCGCGCTGCTCGACCCGAAGCCGCTCGGGGCCGGCATGCTGGTCGTGATCGGCTTCGTGCTCGACCGCTCGACGCCGGAAGCGTTCGCCGCGTTCGAGAAGGCCGCGCAGAAGGTGTCGGGATGCGTCGAATGCCACGTCGTGACCGGCGAGTTCGACTATTTCATGCTGGTGCGCACACGCGACAACGAAAGCTTCAACCGGCTGCACGCGGAGCAACTGCTCTACCTGCCCGGCGTACGGCAGGTGCGCTCGTTCATGGTGCTCAAGGAGATCCTGTCGACGCACGCGTTGCCGGTGTAG
- a CDS encoding 1-aminocyclopropane-1-carboxylate deaminase, giving the protein MNLQRFPRYPLTFGPTPIQPLKRLSAHLGGKVELYAKREDCNSGLAFGGNKTRKLEYLIPDALAQGADTLVSIGGVQSNQTRQVAAVAAHLGMKCVLVQEHWVNYEDPVYDRVGNIQLSRMMGADVRLVADGFDIGIRRSWEEAMESVRQAGGKPYPIPAGCSEHPLGGLGFVGFAEEVRQQEAELGFKFDYIVVCSVTGSTQAGMVVGFAADGRADRVIGIDASATPEKTHAQITRIARHTAEIVELGRRIDEQDVVLDTRYAGPEYGLPNDGTLEAIRLCARLEGVLTDPVYEGKSMHGMIDKVRRGEFEPGSKVLYAHLGGVPALSAYAEIFRQG; this is encoded by the coding sequence ATGAACCTGCAACGCTTCCCCCGTTATCCGCTGACGTTCGGCCCCACGCCCATCCAGCCGCTCAAGCGCCTGAGCGCGCACCTCGGCGGCAAGGTCGAGCTGTATGCGAAGCGCGAGGACTGCAACAGCGGCCTCGCGTTCGGCGGCAACAAGACCCGCAAGCTCGAATACCTGATCCCCGACGCGCTCGCGCAGGGTGCGGACACGCTCGTGTCGATCGGCGGCGTCCAGTCGAACCAGACGCGTCAGGTCGCGGCCGTCGCCGCGCATCTCGGGATGAAATGCGTGCTCGTGCAGGAGCACTGGGTCAACTATGAAGACCCCGTGTACGACCGGGTCGGCAACATCCAGTTGTCGCGCATGATGGGTGCCGACGTCCGGCTCGTTGCCGACGGCTTCGACATCGGCATCCGCCGTAGTTGGGAAGAGGCGATGGAAAGCGTGCGGCAGGCGGGCGGCAAGCCGTATCCGATCCCGGCCGGCTGCTCCGAGCATCCGCTCGGCGGGCTCGGGTTCGTCGGCTTCGCCGAGGAGGTACGGCAGCAGGAAGCCGAACTCGGGTTCAAGTTCGACTACATCGTCGTGTGCTCGGTGACGGGCAGCACGCAGGCGGGCATGGTCGTCGGCTTCGCGGCAGACGGGCGCGCGGATCGCGTGATCGGGATCGACGCATCCGCGACGCCGGAGAAGACGCATGCGCAGATCACGCGCATCGCGCGGCACACGGCCGAGATCGTCGAACTCGGACGCCGCATCGACGAACAGGACGTCGTGCTCGACACGCGTTATGCGGGCCCCGAATATGGGCTGCCGAACGACGGCACGCTCGAGGCGATTCGGCTGTGCGCGCGGCTCGAAGGCGTGCTGACCGATCCCGTGTACGAAGGCAAATCGATGCACGGGATGATCGACAAGGTGCGGCGCGGGGAATTCGAGCCGGGGTCGAAGGTGCTGTATGCGCATCTCGGCGGGGTGCCGGCGTTGAGCGCATATGCGGAGATTTTCCGACAGGGGTGA
- a CDS encoding heparin lyase I family protein, protein MLVASICHAGPEGGKHDDARFYRSDWARGIDSRLRLQEPVVQNITTAEISGIHGTLLRVTMNRSQDFSSVASGTPRSEIGFSPVFRFVNGRDYEVRWSTVIPADYRFDSRQPELIAQLHQGGSDGSPPFALLLSNGKYEVDVRGAPGMPSRSIAFGDPSADRGKRVWWVLRYRPDDQGVDALTDVFRNGERVVHVPGVPNAYPNDRDAYFKLGLYKWWWKTRPSDVTERTLYYGDIEMKALRETAR, encoded by the coding sequence GTGCTCGTCGCATCGATTTGCCACGCGGGCCCGGAAGGCGGCAAGCATGACGATGCGCGCTTTTATCGGTCGGACTGGGCGCGCGGCATCGATTCGCGGCTTCGTTTGCAGGAGCCGGTGGTGCAGAACATCACCACCGCCGAAATTTCCGGTATTCACGGCACGCTGTTGAGGGTGACGATGAATCGCTCGCAGGACTTCAGCAGCGTGGCGAGCGGCACGCCACGTTCCGAGATCGGCTTCTCTCCGGTGTTTCGCTTCGTCAACGGTCGCGACTACGAGGTGCGCTGGTCGACGGTCATTCCCGCCGACTACCGGTTCGATTCCAGACAGCCGGAACTCATCGCGCAGTTGCATCAGGGCGGCAGCGATGGATCACCGCCGTTTGCGTTGCTGCTGAGTAACGGGAAGTACGAAGTCGATGTGCGCGGCGCGCCGGGCATGCCGAGCCGATCCATTGCGTTCGGCGACCCGTCGGCGGATCGCGGGAAACGGGTCTGGTGGGTGCTGCGGTATCGACCGGACGATCAAGGCGTCGACGCGCTGACCGATGTTTTCCGGAACGGCGAACGCGTCGTGCATGTTCCGGGCGTACCGAACGCGTATCCGAACGATCGCGACGCTTACTTCAAGCTCGGCCTCTACAAATGGTGGTGGAAGACCCGCCCGTCCGATGTGACCGAGCGAACGCTATATTACGGCGACATCGAGATGAAGGCACTGCGTGAGACGGCCCGATGA
- a CDS encoding WecB/TagA/CpsF family glycosyltransferase, with product MNRVEFFSCPIHLMSMNDTVDWIGARVEKRQFTQHVVVNVAKIVNLQRDPELAASVRECDIVTVDGMGVVWGARMLGIPVPERVAGVDLFDRLLALAEAKGLPVYLLGATPEVVERVVAVTAACYPRLPVAGYHHGYFWDDEQAVVDDIRRSGARLLFVAITSPRKENFINRWKSQLGVDFVMGVGGTFDVVAGKVKRAPLWMQRSGLEWAFRVIQEPGRMWKRYLSTNSRFLAMLARAYVSRLFRRKGERNAR from the coding sequence ATGAACCGCGTTGAATTCTTTTCATGCCCGATCCATCTGATGTCGATGAACGATACGGTGGACTGGATCGGCGCGAGAGTCGAGAAACGGCAATTCACGCAGCACGTCGTCGTCAACGTCGCGAAGATCGTCAATCTCCAGCGCGATCCGGAACTCGCCGCGTCGGTCCGAGAATGCGACATCGTCACCGTCGACGGCATGGGCGTCGTCTGGGGCGCGCGGATGCTCGGCATCCCGGTGCCGGAGCGCGTCGCGGGCGTGGATCTGTTCGATCGGCTGCTGGCGCTGGCCGAAGCGAAAGGGCTGCCGGTCTATCTGCTCGGCGCGACGCCGGAGGTCGTCGAGCGGGTCGTCGCGGTGACGGCGGCATGCTATCCGCGGCTGCCGGTCGCCGGATATCACCACGGCTATTTCTGGGACGACGAACAGGCGGTCGTGGACGACATCCGCCGGTCGGGTGCGCGGCTGCTGTTCGTCGCGATTACGTCGCCGCGCAAGGAAAACTTCATCAATCGCTGGAAATCGCAGTTGGGCGTCGATTTCGTGATGGGTGTGGGCGGGACGTTCGACGTGGTGGCGGGGAAGGTGAAGCGGGCGCCGCTGTGGATGCAGCGCAGCGGGCTGGAGTGGGCGTTTCGCGTGATCCAGGAGCCGGGGCGGATGTGGAAACGCTATCTGTCGACCAACAGCCGCTTCCTGGCGATGCTGGCGCGCGCGTATGTGTCGCGGTTGTTTCGGCGCAAAGGAGAGCGGAATGCGCGGTAG
- a CDS encoding glycosyltransferase: protein MKILVVTNMYLGSNRASPWQGVFVTEQVEALRRSGGCTVDVLVIEGYRDKREYLRSIWQVWKTARAGRYDVVHYHFGLSACSAPLVRLFTKARVVVTFHGTDILGPLWMRAVSKSMACFAHACIGVSAEISSCLIRLRRRCVTIPCAVNETVFAEDRDDALMKSAVPIVVFPSSPKRPEKNYPLFSLVLRQLAEQHGIRVQERHIDGLDRGEVRDLLARAACLLMTSTREGSPQSVKEAMALNLPVVSVDVGNVRQLLDGVSPGMVVFDHDAGRLTNELADVLKAGARSNGREKLAALGYFSADVSAKLKELYTLLHRSSRFADDIPDVKKNDGEAMQ, encoded by the coding sequence ATGAAAATTCTCGTCGTTACGAACATGTATCTCGGCAGCAACCGCGCGAGCCCCTGGCAAGGCGTGTTCGTGACCGAGCAGGTCGAGGCGCTGCGGCGTTCCGGCGGCTGCACGGTCGATGTGCTCGTCATCGAGGGGTATCGCGACAAGCGCGAATACCTGCGCTCGATCTGGCAGGTCTGGAAGACCGCTCGGGCGGGCCGGTACGACGTCGTGCATTACCACTTCGGCCTGAGCGCGTGTTCCGCACCGCTGGTCCGGCTGTTCACGAAAGCGCGGGTTGTCGTCACGTTCCACGGTACGGACATCCTGGGTCCGCTCTGGATGCGCGCGGTGTCGAAATCGATGGCGTGCTTCGCGCATGCGTGCATCGGCGTGAGTGCGGAAATTTCATCGTGTCTGATCCGGCTGCGCCGCCGCTGCGTGACGATTCCGTGTGCTGTCAATGAGACGGTCTTCGCCGAGGATCGCGACGATGCGCTCATGAAATCCGCCGTGCCGATCGTTGTCTTCCCGTCGTCGCCGAAGCGTCCGGAGAAGAACTATCCGCTGTTTTCGCTGGTGCTGCGACAGCTTGCGGAACAGCACGGCATCCGGGTGCAGGAGCGGCATATCGACGGTCTCGATCGCGGCGAGGTGCGCGACCTGCTGGCGCGTGCCGCGTGCCTGCTGATGACGTCGACCCGGGAAGGGTCGCCGCAATCGGTCAAGGAAGCGATGGCGCTCAATCTGCCGGTCGTATCGGTCGATGTCGGCAACGTGCGGCAACTGCTCGACGGCGTGTCGCCGGGCATGGTGGTGTTCGACCACGACGCCGGCCGTCTCACGAACGAGCTAGCCGATGTGTTGAAGGCCGGCGCGCGATCCAACGGGCGCGAGAAGCTTGCGGCGCTCGGTTACTTCTCCGCCGATGTGTCGGCGAAGTTGAAGGAGCTGTACACGTTGCTGCACCGGTCGTCGCGATTTGCCGACGATATTCCGGATGTCAAAAAAAATGATGGCGAGGCCATGCAATGA
- the wecC gene encoding UDP-N-acetyl-D-mannosamine dehydrogenase yields MSFETVSVIGLGYIGLPTAAAFAARRKSVVGVDVSQHAVDTINRGEIHIVEPELDMLVHAAVTQGYLRATATPEPADAFLIAVPTPFAEGNKPDLTYIEAACRSIAPVLKKGDLVVLESTSPVGATEKIAAWLATQRPDLTFPQQAGERSDIRIAHCPERVLPGHVVRELVENDRVIGGMTRRCGTRAQELYEVFVRGECILTDARTAEMCKLTENAFRDVNIAFANELSVICDQLDINVWELIRLANRHPRVSVLQPGPGVGGHCIAVDPWFIVDSAPEHARLIRTARNVNDDKPHFVYERVRQAASRFREPVIACLGLAFKADIDDLRESPAMEIVEALAQNAGATLLVVEPNIAALPVSLEAKARLCGLNTALAEADVIVILVDHAPFRRMDPVRLQTKVVIDTRGVLAHG; encoded by the coding sequence ATGTCATTCGAAACCGTTTCCGTCATCGGGCTGGGCTATATCGGCCTGCCCACCGCGGCGGCCTTTGCCGCGCGCCGTAAAAGCGTGGTCGGCGTCGACGTGTCGCAGCATGCGGTCGACACGATCAATCGCGGCGAGATCCATATCGTCGAGCCCGAACTGGACATGCTCGTGCATGCCGCCGTGACGCAAGGCTACCTGCGCGCGACGGCAACGCCCGAGCCGGCCGATGCGTTCCTGATCGCGGTGCCTACACCGTTTGCCGAGGGCAACAAGCCGGACCTGACCTATATCGAGGCCGCATGCCGGTCGATCGCGCCGGTGCTGAAGAAGGGCGACCTGGTGGTGCTGGAGTCGACTTCGCCGGTTGGCGCGACCGAAAAAATTGCCGCGTGGCTTGCGACGCAACGCCCGGACCTGACCTTTCCGCAACAGGCCGGCGAGCGCTCGGACATCCGTATCGCGCATTGCCCCGAGCGCGTGCTGCCGGGCCATGTCGTGCGCGAACTGGTGGAGAACGACCGCGTGATCGGCGGAATGACGCGCAGATGCGGCACGCGTGCGCAGGAGCTGTACGAGGTGTTCGTGCGCGGCGAGTGCATCCTGACCGATGCGCGCACGGCCGAAATGTGCAAGCTGACCGAGAACGCGTTTCGCGACGTGAACATCGCGTTCGCGAACGAGCTGTCGGTGATTTGCGACCAACTGGACATCAACGTGTGGGAACTGATCCGGCTGGCGAACCGCCATCCGCGCGTCAGCGTGCTGCAGCCGGGGCCGGGCGTGGGTGGCCATTGCATCGCGGTCGATCCCTGGTTCATCGTCGATTCCGCGCCGGAGCACGCGCGTTTGATCCGCACCGCGCGCAACGTGAACGACGACAAGCCGCATTTCGTCTACGAGCGCGTGCGGCAGGCGGCGAGCCGGTTCCGCGAGCCGGTGATCGCGTGTCTCGGGCTCGCGTTCAAGGCGGATATCGACGATCTGCGCGAGAGCCCGGCGATGGAGATCGTCGAAGCGCTGGCGCAGAACGCCGGTGCGACGCTGCTGGTCGTCGAACCCAACATCGCCGCGCTGCCGGTATCGCTCGAAGCAAAGGCCCGGCTGTGCGGTCTGAACACCGCGCTGGCCGAAGCCGACGTGATCGTGATCCTCGTCGATCACGCGCCGTTCCGGCGCATGGACCCGGTGCGGCTGCAGACCAAGGTCGTGATCGACACGCGCGGCGTGCTGGCGCACGGGTAA
- the wecB gene encoding non-hydrolyzing UDP-N-acetylglucosamine 2-epimerase — translation MTHHHENILVTFGTRPEAIKMAPLVRALRAREGVRCGVCVTAQHRQMLDQVLDLFGIVPDFDLDLMRTGQTLGSLTGHILNALDPVLESFRPDLVLVHGDTTTTLGATLAAYYRRIPVGHVEAGLRTGNLYSPWPEEANRKVTGALALHHFAPTETSRANLLAEGVEADRVHVTGNTVIDALLTITARLEHDRALVQQMRERFPFVDDARRMILVTGHRRENFGRGFEQICEAIATIAKRYPACRIVYPMHLNPNVREPVTRLLGDIGNVVLIEPQEYLPFVYLMSRAWLILTDSGGIQEEAPSLGKPVLVMRDTTERPEAVAAGTVRLVGTEVERLVGAVVELWEDGGAYRAMSRAHNPYGDGRASARIADLLVSPPILTQGPAYLAGSPC, via the coding sequence ATGACCCATCACCACGAAAACATCCTCGTTACGTTCGGCACCCGCCCGGAAGCCATCAAGATGGCGCCGCTCGTCCGCGCGCTGCGGGCCCGCGAAGGCGTGCGCTGCGGCGTCTGCGTGACGGCCCAGCATCGCCAGATGCTCGACCAGGTGCTCGACCTGTTCGGCATCGTGCCGGATTTCGATCTCGACCTGATGCGCACCGGGCAGACGCTCGGCAGCCTGACCGGGCACATCCTCAATGCGCTCGACCCGGTGCTGGAATCGTTCCGGCCCGATCTCGTGCTCGTGCACGGCGATACGACCACGACGCTCGGCGCGACGCTCGCGGCGTACTACCGGCGCATTCCGGTCGGTCACGTGGAAGCCGGGCTGCGCACCGGCAACCTGTATTCACCGTGGCCGGAAGAGGCGAACCGGAAGGTGACGGGCGCGCTCGCGCTGCATCACTTCGCACCCACCGAAACGTCACGGGCGAACCTGCTGGCCGAAGGCGTCGAAGCCGACCGCGTGCACGTGACCGGCAACACCGTGATCGACGCATTGCTGACGATCACCGCGCGCCTCGAGCACGACCGGGCGCTGGTGCAGCAGATGCGCGAGCGGTTTCCGTTCGTCGACGACGCGCGGCGCATGATCCTCGTGACCGGCCACCGCCGCGAGAACTTCGGCCGCGGATTCGAGCAGATCTGCGAAGCGATCGCGACCATCGCGAAGCGCTATCCGGCGTGCCGCATCGTCTACCCGATGCACCTGAATCCGAACGTGCGCGAACCCGTCACGCGGCTGCTCGGCGACATCGGCAACGTCGTGCTGATCGAGCCGCAGGAGTACTTGCCGTTCGTCTATCTGATGAGCCGCGCGTGGCTGATCCTGACCGACTCCGGCGGGATCCAGGAAGAGGCGCCGTCGCTCGGCAAGCCGGTGCTCGTGATGCGCGACACCACCGAGCGGCCGGAAGCCGTCGCGGCCGGCACGGTCCGGCTGGTCGGCACCGAAGTCGAGCGGCTGGTCGGCGCGGTGGTCGAGCTGTGGGAAGACGGCGGCGCCTATCGCGCGATGAGCCGCGCGCACAACCCGTATGGCGACGGCCGTGCGAGTGCTCGGATTGCGGATCTGCTGGTCTCGCCGCCGATCTTGACGCAGGGGCCGGCATACCTGGCCGGCTCGCCCTGCTGA
- a CDS encoding polysaccharide biosynthesis tyrosine autokinase, with amino-acid sequence MNASNPRQSHLRDADELDVRGILDVLIRHAGRIVAVTVACAALGAGYAFVAKPVYKADIAVQVESGGSDLRSMAEGGLVGGLGALFDVKSTDDGEMEILRSRLVTEPVVDGQRLHIEARPRRVPVIGSAVAHFNRGLSTPGLFGIGGFVWGNERIDVPAFDVPRGFQKHTFIVTSLGDGRYRLAGGDLERDVDGAIGEPLRVKTAAGDVTLQVAGIEAEAGAQFVVKADSRQVVLAELQKKLTIANRGKDQSGVIGVSYESHDPERAAAVLNAIADNYVRQNASRKAATAEKSLAFLGDQVPTVERQLRAAEDRLNAYQARHEIVDLSEQAKAMLAQSTAAQMSLFELEQKRLALASTLTPAHPERAAVDRQIAAAKARIGTINDTIRRLPDAQQNVVRLRRDVTVQTEIYVGLLNSIQQLRLATASKIGNVRVIDRAIVPDEPVRPKQALVTVIAALMGLVLGTCAVVGRAVLFGAVTDPAEIERDTNLNVMATIPHSVAQRRLAQRAAAVDGATVLALARPNEPAVEALRSLCTALRFQLTDWPDGNRVLITGPSAGVGKSFVSVNVAALLGQSNQRVLLIDGDLRRGELARRFGMRPEIGLSTVLRGGVAAADAIVRDVAPNVDLLPAGPHADRPVELLSSDRLPALLTHVARDYDVVLLDAPPLLPVTDAVVLAAHADTILLAARAGVTTSGELLEAAKRIERAGARATAVVFNGFRPGLRSARYGNYGAYGYDDADSQTAADRT; translated from the coding sequence ATGAACGCATCGAATCCACGCCAATCCCATTTACGCGACGCCGATGAACTCGACGTGCGCGGCATCCTCGACGTGCTGATCCGGCATGCAGGCCGCATCGTCGCGGTCACGGTGGCGTGTGCCGCGCTCGGCGCCGGCTATGCGTTCGTCGCGAAGCCGGTCTACAAGGCAGACATTGCCGTGCAGGTGGAAAGCGGCGGCTCGGACCTGCGCAGCATGGCGGAGGGCGGGCTGGTCGGCGGCCTCGGCGCGCTGTTCGACGTGAAGTCGACCGACGACGGCGAGATGGAAATCCTGCGCTCGCGGCTCGTGACCGAACCGGTCGTCGACGGTCAGCGTCTGCACATCGAAGCGCGTCCGCGCCGCGTGCCCGTGATCGGCTCCGCCGTCGCGCACTTCAATCGCGGGCTGTCGACGCCCGGCCTGTTCGGGATCGGCGGGTTCGTCTGGGGCAACGAGCGCATCGATGTTCCGGCATTCGACGTGCCGCGCGGCTTCCAGAAACACACATTCATCGTCACGTCGCTGGGCGACGGGCGCTATCGCCTGGCCGGCGGCGATCTCGAGCGCGATGTGGACGGCGCGATCGGCGAGCCGCTGCGCGTGAAGACGGCCGCCGGCGACGTGACGCTGCAGGTGGCCGGCATCGAAGCCGAAGCGGGCGCGCAGTTCGTCGTGAAGGCGGATTCGAGGCAGGTCGTGCTCGCCGAACTGCAGAAGAAACTGACGATAGCGAACCGCGGCAAGGATCAGTCCGGGGTGATCGGCGTGTCGTACGAAAGCCATGATCCGGAGCGCGCGGCCGCCGTGCTGAACGCGATCGCCGACAACTACGTGCGGCAGAACGCGAGCCGCAAGGCGGCTACCGCCGAGAAATCGCTGGCGTTCCTGGGCGACCAGGTCCCGACCGTGGAGCGTCAGTTGCGTGCGGCCGAAGATCGCCTCAATGCCTATCAGGCCCGCCATGAAATCGTGGATCTGAGCGAGCAGGCGAAGGCGATGCTGGCGCAATCGACTGCCGCGCAGATGTCGCTGTTCGAACTCGAACAGAAGCGGCTGGCGTTGGCGTCGACGCTGACGCCGGCTCACCCGGAGCGCGCGGCGGTCGATCGGCAGATCGCCGCCGCCAAGGCCCGGATCGGGACGATCAACGACACGATCCGGCGCTTGCCCGACGCGCAGCAGAACGTCGTACGCCTGCGTCGCGACGTGACCGTGCAAACGGAGATCTATGTCGGCTTGCTGAACAGCATCCAGCAGCTTCGCCTCGCGACCGCGAGCAAGATCGGCAACGTGCGCGTGATCGATCGCGCGATCGTGCCGGACGAGCCCGTGCGGCCGAAGCAGGCGCTGGTCACGGTGATTGCCGCCCTGATGGGGCTCGTGCTCGGCACGTGCGCCGTCGTCGGCCGCGCGGTGCTGTTCGGCGCCGTGACCGATCCTGCGGAGATCGAGCGCGACACGAACCTGAACGTGATGGCGACGATTCCGCACAGCGTTGCGCAACGCCGGCTCGCGCAGCGCGCCGCTGCGGTAGACGGAGCGACGGTCCTGGCGCTGGCGCGACCGAACGAACCCGCGGTCGAGGCGCTGCGGAGCCTGTGCACGGCGCTGCGGTTCCAGTTGACGGACTGGCCCGACGGCAACCGCGTGCTGATCACGGGACCGTCCGCAGGTGTCGGGAAATCGTTCGTGTCGGTTAACGTGGCCGCGCTGCTCGGACAGTCGAACCAGCGTGTGTTGCTGATCGACGGCGACCTGCGTCGTGGCGAGCTGGCCAGGCGCTTCGGCATGCGGCCGGAGATCGGCCTGTCGACCGTCCTTCGCGGCGGCGTGGCCGCCGCCGACGCCATCGTGCGCGACGTCGCGCCGAACGTCGACCTGCTGCCGGCCGGCCCGCATGCCGACCGGCCCGTCGAACTGCTGTCGTCCGATCGTCTGCCGGCGTTGCTGACGCACGTTGCACGCGATTACGACGTCGTGCTGCTCGACGCACCGCCGCTGTTGCCGGTGACGGACGCCGTCGTCCTGGCCGCGCATGCGGACACGATCCTGCTCGCGGCGCGTGCCGGCGTGACGACCTCGGGCGAACTGCTCGAAGCGGCGAAGCGGATCGAACGCGCCGGCGCGCGCGCGACCGCGGTCGTGTTCAACGGCTTCCGGCCGGGGCTGCGCTCCGCTCGGTACGGCAACTACGGCGCGTACGGGTATGACGACGCCGATTCGCAAACCGCTGCGGATCGCACGTGA
- a CDS encoding low molecular weight protein-tyrosine-phosphatase, translating to MMKRILVVCTGNVCRSPAAQALLSRVLPGRTVESAGVAAIGGTPADPVMNALLIERGFDLSAHRARRVDDRACRWADLILVMEVAHRELIERTFPMTRGRVYRLTERYRIDVPDPYRRSRYAYDYATKLIEHGVADWAARIATFEPNLQQHPDTGADAPEHLQ from the coding sequence ATGATGAAACGGATCCTGGTGGTGTGTACCGGCAACGTATGCCGCAGCCCGGCCGCGCAGGCGCTGTTGTCGCGCGTGCTGCCCGGTCGCACGGTGGAGTCGGCCGGCGTCGCGGCGATCGGCGGGACGCCGGCCGACCCTGTGATGAATGCGCTGTTGATCGAGCGCGGCTTCGACCTGTCGGCGCACCGGGCACGACGCGTCGATGACCGGGCCTGCCGGTGGGCCGACCTGATTCTGGTGATGGAGGTCGCGCATCGCGAACTGATCGAGCGGACCTTCCCGATGACGCGCGGCCGTGTGTATCGGCTGACCGAGCGCTACCGGATCGACGTTCCTGATCCGTACCGCCGAAGCCGCTACGCCTACGACTACGCGACGAAGCTGATCGAGCACGGCGTTGCCGATTGGGCCGCGCGGATCGCCACCTTCGAACCGAACCTGCAGCAGCATCCGGATACCGGCGCGGATGCGCCGGAACACTTGCAGTGA